From Jiangella mangrovi:
GGGCTCGCGCCGGGGAACGGCTGGCAGCTCGTGGAGTGCAGGCCGCCGTAGACGGTGTCGTTGATCTCCTGGCGGTCCAGGGCCAGCTCGAACGCCTCGCGCACCCGCACGTCGGCGAACGGCCCGTCGACCGTGTTGAGCATGAGGGTGTCGAAGCCCAGCGACGGCAGGGTGTCGACGGTGATGCCGTCGGCGCTCTCGAGCTGCGCGTACTCCGTCGTGGGGATGCGGTCGATGACGTCGATCTCACCGGAGCGCAGGTTCGCCACGCGGACGGTGTCGTCGAGGATCGGGCGCATGGTGACGCGGTCGATGTGCACCTGGTCGGCGTCGTAGTACAGGTCGGACTTCTCGAGGACGATGCGGTCGCCGACGACGCGCTCGACGAGGTCGAACGGGCCGACGCAGGACGGGTCCTGGGTGAAGTCCTCGCCCAGCTCCTCGAGCTTGGCCGGCGACATGATCATGCCGGAGCGGTCGGCCAGGATCGCCGTCAGCGGCGCATAGGGCTGCTGGAGCGCGATCTCGACCGTCATGGGGTCGGCGACGCGGACCTCGGCCACCGGGCCCAGCTCGCCCGCTCGGGCCGAGCCCTCGGTCTCGCGGTGCCGGTCCAGCGAGGTCTTCACGGCCTCGGCGTCGAACGGCTCGCCGTCGTTGAACTGCACGCCCTCGCGCAGCGGGATGGTCACCGTCAGGCCGTCCTCGGACACCGTGGGCAGCTCAGCCGCCAGCTGGGGCACGATCTCGAGGTCCGGGCTGAGGTCGTAGAGCTTCTCGCACATGTGCATGAACACGTAGCGGCCGCCGAAGGTCTGGCCGAACGTGGGGTCGAGCGTGTCGGCGTCCTCGACCATGGAGATCGTGATCTCGGCGGCGCCCTCGGCGCCACCCTCCTCGGAACCCGCGCCGGAACCGTCGTCGCCGGAGCCTCCGCAGGCCGCCAGGACGATCAGCGCCACCGCGGACGAGGCCCCTGCACGCCACCGGCGGCGGACGCCGGTGCTTCGATGAGTACGCATGTCTCACACCTCTCGCATCCGTGCCGAACGTGAGCGAATCGGGTATAACTAGATAAGAAACCTACCTATCCTGTCAAGGGGTATTCGTGGTGAAGGTCACACCTCCGGGGGACACCGCGGCGGGATCGCCCTCGGTCCTCAGACGCCTCAACCTGGCCCATGTCCTGCGCGTCATCCGCAGCGAGGGCCCCATGCCGCGCAGCGACGTCGTGCGCGCCAGCGGAATCTCCAAGCCAACCGTCAACGAGGTTGTCGAAACCCTGCTGGCCGAGGGCCTCATCACCGAGTCGCTCGACGGCGGCACCGACCGGCCCCGCCGGCCCGGCCCGCGGGCCCGGTTGCTGCAGTTCAACGCGCGCCGGCGGCTGGTGGTCGGGGTCGACGTCGAGTCCTCGCGGATCCTCGCGCTGCTCTCCGACCTCGACGGCACCATCCTCGGCTCGGCGCGGCGGCCCACGCCGCACGGCGGCCGTCAGGACGAGGTGGTGCGGGCGGTCCGGCAGACGGTGCGCGACGTCGTGGCGCAGGCCGAGATCGACTGGTCCGCCGTCCGGGCCGTCGTCGTCGGCACGCCCGGCATCGTCGACCGCGAGTCCGGGACGGTGCGACTGGTGCCGCAGCTGTCCGGGTGGGAGGGCCGGCCGCTCGCCCGGCTGCTGTCCGACGCCCTGGCGGCACCGGTGCTGCTCGAGCACGACGTCCACCTCGCGGTCATCGGCGAGTACTGGCGCGGCGAGGCCGCGGGGCTGCGCAACGCCGCCTACGTGCAGATCGACGTCGGCGTCGGCATGGGCTTCCTCATCGACGGGACGGTGTACGCGGGGGCCGACGGCGCCGCGGGCGAGGTGGGCTACCTGCCGGTGGTCCGCGACCTCCCCACCACCGCCGCCGCGGCCGGGCTCGGCCCGTTCGAGGCGGCCGCCGGCGCGACGGCGTTCAGCGCGTTCGCCGCCGAGGCGATCGCCCGGGGCGACGAGACCAGCCTGCGCCCGGTCGACGGCGGCGAGGTCAGCGCTTCCTCCGTGCTCGCCGCGGCCCACGACGGCGACCGCACCGCCGCCGGCATCGTCGACGCCGTCCTCGGCCACCTCGCGCGCGGGCTGGCCAGCATCGCGGCCGTGCTCAACCCGCAGATCGTCGTGCTCGGCGGCGAGGTGGGCGAGCAGCTCGGCGCGTACGTGCCCTGGCTGCAGCAGCAGCTCGACGCCGCGGTACCGGCGCCGCCGCGCGTCCACGTCACCTCGCTGGAGGACCAGGCCATCGCCCTCGGCGCGGTCCGGCGCGGCATCGACACCGTCGAGGCGCAGATCTTCGACCAGATCGGCGCCGCCACCGGATGACATCATGCTCCGGGGTGGGTGTGACGCGAGCCGGGCACACGACGAGGAACGAGAGGCCATGACGACATTCACGACCCGACCCGAGCTCACCGGCATCTACGGCATGGTCGCCTCGACGCACTGGCTGGCGTCGCAGGCCGGCATGTCCGTACTGGAACGCGGCGGCAACGCCTTCGACGCCGCCGTCGCCGCGGGCCTAGTGCTCCAGGTGGTCGAGCCGGAGATGAACGGACCGGGCGGCGACCTTCCCGTCGTCGGCTGGGATGCCCGGGCCGGGCAGCCGTTCGTGGTGTGCGGCCAGGGCGTCGCCCCCGCCGCGGCCACCGCTGCCACCGTCCGCGACCTGGGGGTCGAGCTCATCCCCGGCACCGGGCTGCTGCCCGCCGTCGTGCCCGGGGCGTTCGGCGGCTGGATGCTGCTCCTGCAGCGCTACGGCACCATGCGCCCGCGCGACGTCATGTCCTACGCCATCGACTACGCCGGCGGCGGGTTCCCGCTGGGCACGTCGGCGGCGCGGGTCATCGGCGAGTCCGCCGACTGGTTCCGCTCGCACTGGCCCACCTCGGCCGAACTGTGGCTGACCTCGGGTGACGCACCAAGTTCGGGCGACCGGTTCGCCAACCCCGCGCTCGCCGCCACCTATCAGCGCATCGTCGACGAGTCCGAGGCCGGCTCCGCCGACCGCGACGAGCAGATCGAGCGGGCCCGGCGGGCCTACTACGAGGGATTCGTCGCCGAGGCCATGACGGCGTTCGCGGCGAGGGAGGTCATGGACGAGAGCGGTGCCGCGCACCGCGGGCTGCTCAGCGCCGACGACCTCGCCGCGTGGCGCGCGACCGTCGAGGAACCCGTCGCGTACGACCACCATGGCCACACCGTCCTCAAGGCCGGGCCGTGGAGCCAGGGACCGGTGTTCCTGCAGCAGCTCGCCCTGCTCGACGCCGCCGGCATCGGCTCCACCGAGCCCGACAGCGCGGACTTCGTCCACCTGGTCGTCGAGTCGGCCAAGCTGGCCTTCGCCGACCGCGAGGCGTTCTACGGCGACCCCGCGGCCGCCGACGTGCCGCTGGCCGAGCTGCTGTCGCCGTCGTACAACGCCGAGCGGGCCCGGCTCGTGGACCCGGCCGCCGCCGACGCTGGTCCGCTGCGTCCCGGCCGGCCGGGCGGGCGCGAGCCGCGGCTCCCCCGTCCGGTCGCCGCCGCCGGCCAGCCCTTCGGCAGCGGCAGCGGCGAGCCCACGTGGGCCGGCACCCACGGCGACACCTGCCACCTCGACGTCGCCGACCGCTGGGGCAACGTCGTCTCGGCCACCCCGAGCGGCGGCTGGCTGCAGAGCTCGCCGGCCGTGCCGGGCCTGGGCTTCTCGCTGGGCACCCGCGGCCAGATGTTCTGGCTCGAGGAGGGACTGCCGAACTCGCTGGCTCCTGGCAAGCGGCCCCGCACCACGCTCACGCCGAGCCTGGTGCTGCGGCCCGACGGGTCCCGGCTCGCGTTCGGGACGCCGGGCGGCGACCAGCAGGACCAGTGGTCGCTGCTGTTCCTGCTGCGCCTGGTCCACCACGGGCGCGGCCTGCAGGAGGCCATCGACGCCCCCGCCTGGCACACCACGCACTTCACGTCCTCGTTCTACCCACGCGGCAGCGAGCCCGCAGCGCTGTACATCGAGGGCCGGGTCGGCGAGAAGGTCCTGCAGGAGCTGCGCCGCCGCGGCCACCTCGTCACCGTCGAGGACGACTGGTCGCTCGGCCGGCTGTCGGCCGCCGGGCACGAGCCCGGCGGGTTCCTCCGCGCCGCCGCCAACCCCCGCGGCATGCAGGGCTACGCCGTCGGCCGCTGACCCGGTTGCACGCACGACCGCACGCACGACCGCGCCCCCGGCCACGACGGTGACCGGGGGCGCGGTGCGTGGACGCCGGGGCGTCACATCTCACATCTCGGCGGGCTGCTCCGAGTTGATGTTCGGCCGGTCCTCGCGCCAGTGGCCGCGGGTGAAGTCGGGGACCTTCACCGCCCGGCTGCCGCGCTTGACCGACTCGTGGCTCAGCGGGATCGGCGCCGTCCACGTCGCGGAGTCGTAGACGTCGATGTCCGGCGGCAGCCCGAGCCGCAGCAGCTGCATCGTCCGGTACACCACGAGCTGGTCGGCGTTGTTCGAGATGCCGGCCTTCCACAGCCAGTGGTCGTACTCGGCGCCGTAGTCGGAGAACAAGCGCCAGCGGTGGTTCTCGTGGTCCGGCTCGACGTAGACCTGCCAGCGGTCGGCGAACGCCGTCGTCCGGTCGTCCTCGGTGAGCTTGCCCTTCGAGCCCTGCAGCGTGTTGGCGCGGGTGTACGGGTGCGGCGCCGACACGTCGTGCTCGGAGCGGATGAACCGGCCCTGGACGGTCTGGATGAAGCACATGTTGGTGTCGCCGGTGACGTAGCGCTCGCGCCACGACGGGTGGTCGGGCGGCATGTTCGCGGCGCGGTACTCCGAGTAGCCGGCCTCGGGCGACGCGACCGCGATGAGCCAGTCGTAGCGGTCGCCGCGGGTGATCTTCATGGCGTTCGAGATCGGGGCCAGGCCGTGCACCGGGTACAGGTTCGCGTTGAGCCGCGTGTGCCACTTGCGCCGCCAGCCGGCCGGCTCGTGATCGTCGCTGAAGTTCAGCTCGCGCAGGTCGTGCACGTAGCCGCCGGAGCCGTACAGCAGCTTGCCCAGCCGGCCCGCCTCGACGAAGCGCAGCATCCGCAGCTGGTCCAGGCCGTAGGAGCGGTTGTGGAAGATGAAGGCGTGCCGGCGGGTGCGCTCGGACGTGCGGACGATGTCCCAGAGGTCGTCCAGGTTCATCGCCAGCGGCAGCTCGGTGCCGACGTGCTTGCCGTTCTCCATGGCCGAGATGCAGATGGGGTGGTGGTACTCCCACGGCGTCGCGGTGTAGATGAAGTCGACGTCGTCGCGCCGGGCCAGCTTCTCGTACGCGTGCTCGCCCTTGTAGAGCGCCGGGTCTGGCTGACCCGCGGCGCGCACCGCCGCCGCACCCTCGTCGAGCTTGGTCTGGTTGATGTCGCCGAGCGCCGTGACCCGCACGCCGGCGGTGGCCAGGAACCGGTCGAGCATGCCGCCGCCGCGCATGCCCAGGCCGATGATCCCCACCCGCACGACCTCGTGCCGCTCGAAGGGGACGCCGCCCATGAACCGCTCGCCCTTGCGCCGCTCCGGAGCCCGGCCGATGGGATCGTCGTCGTCGGCCGCGGCGACGCCGGGCAGACCGACCATGCCCAGGCCGGCGCCCGCAGCCACGCCCGTGCCGATGAGCGCGCGCCGGGTCAGGCCCGAGGATTCGGACTCAGGTGCCATGACTACCTCCTGCTGTTGAGGTTCGGTGGACCATTCGGCTCAGCGGGGTCCGCAAGGCATGGCGAAGCTGTGGTGGATACGGCGGACCCCGGTGGATCAGTTCGACGGAACTCGGGTGGCCGCCAGAGGATCGGCGGCTTCGACACGCTCAGGTCAACGCTCTGAGGGACTCACCAAGGGCGGCGAATGCACCCCAATGGGCACATCCTGTATACGGAGCCTGCTTGATGTCAAGCGTTATCGGGCGAAAAACGTCATGAACGCTCACGCCCGCTCATCGACCTGCGCTAATGTGACTGATACCATCTCATTTCGCTCATACTCAGCCACGCACGATCGACACCGACGGAGGACCATGGTGCTGGGCGGCGACCACGTGCTGAAGGAGATCGACAGTCAGGGCGACTGCTGGCGGCGTGCGCCCCGGCTGGCCCACGAGAACGCGGGCGTGCTGCCACGCGAGGGCGACCGTGTCGCCGTCGTCGGCTGCGGCACCTCGTGGTTCATGGCCCAGGCGTACGCCGTCCTGCGCGAGGCGAGCGGCCACGGCGAGACCGACGCGTTCGCCGCGTCCGAGTACCCCGAGGGCCGGTCCTACGACCGCGTCCTCGCCATCACCCGATCCGGCACCACCACCGAGGTCCTGCACCTGCTCGACCGCCTGCGCGGGGTGCCGACCACTGCCGTCACGGCCGTGCCCGGCGCCGAGGTCGCCGACGCCGCCGACGAGCTGGTCGTCCTCGACTTCGCCGACGAGACGTCCGTGGTGCAGACCCGGTTCGCCACGACGGCGCTCATGGTGCTGCGCGCACACCTCGGCTCCCCTGTCGACCAGGCGCTCGCCGACCTCGACCGCGCGCTGGCCTGGACCATCGGCGACGACCTGCTGGACCGCCGTCCGTACACCTTCCTCGGCACCGGCTGGACCACCGGGCTGGCGCAGGAGGCGGCGCTGAAGCTGCGCGAGGCGTCGCTGAGCTGGGCCGACGCCTACCCCGCCATGGACTACCGCCACGGCCCGATCAGCCTGGCCGACGGCGCCAGCCTGGTCTGGTTCCTGGGCGGCCTGCGCCCCGACGGCCTGGCCGACGAGGTCGCCGCGCTGGGCGCCACCGTCGTCGCCGACCCCCTGGACCCCGTCGCCGACCTCGTCCGCGTCCAGCGCCTGGCCGTCGCCGCCGGCCTCGCCAAGGGCGTCGATCCCGACCAGCCTCGCAACCTCACCCGCTCGGTGATCCTGCACTGACCCGGCGGCGCACGGCTGCGGCCGCACCCGCGGCCGCGGCGCCGAGCGCCGCCCCGAGCACCGGGAACGGCAGTGCGAAGAGCAGGCCGAACGACGTCATGCCCACGACGGCGTCGGTGACGGCGGCGCCGGGGCTCGCGATACCGCCCGCCGGGACGTCGCCGTCGATGATCCAGACGCCGGCGCGCTGGTACCAGGTGACCGCCTCGATCGCGGCGACGGCGACGACCCCGGCCAGCCCGGCGGCCAGCGCGGTCGCACCGCTGACCAGCCCGGCGCGGAACGAGCGGCCGGCCCACCCTACGGCGGCCGCGACGGCGCCGACCGCGAGAGCGACCAGGTAGATGCCGGCCAGCAGACCCACCCGCTGACCGGCCAGCATGAACCGGGAGCCCGCGAAGGTCAGGACCGCGAACACCACGAACACCGGCACCGCCGTCGCCCGCGCCAGTCGGCCGGACCCGCCGACCAGCGCCGCCTCGACACAGCCGGCGGCGAACCGCCACCGGCCGGCTCGCCCGTCGATGTGGGCCAGCTCGGCCCGCAGTGCCGCGCCCCAGTCGACGCCGCGGGGCCGGCCCGCGGTGGCGACCGCGACCACCCGCGCCGGCAGGTCCGGCCCGCGCGCGGCCCGGACGACGCGGTGCGCCAGGATCATCGCCGCGACGACGTACGGGAGTCCGACGAACCCCACGGTCGAGGCGGCCTCGACGACCGTGGGAGCCGAGTCGCCGCTGCCGGCGAGCCGCCACCCCAGCACCGTCCAGGCCGCGAGGACGACGGCGCCCGTGACGGCGGCCGCCCGGCCCGGGCTCACGAGGCGGTCCTCGGAACGGGCCGGCGGGCCGCGACCGGGGCGCCGTCGTCGGCCGTGGCCAGGGCCGCGACGCACTCGGCGCCGGCGGACGAGAGCCGGTAGAGGTGCCGCGGCGGCCGGCCACGAGGCGGGTCCTGCTCCCAGGCGGTCTCGAGGTGCCCGCGCTCGGCCAGGCGCATGAGGATGGGGTAGACCGTGCCCGCCCGCAGGCCGAGCGCCCGGCACAGGTCGTAGCCGTGACTCCACTCGCCCGGCCGGTCGGCCAGGGCCAGCAGCACCGCCGCCGTCTGCGGCGACGGCC
This genomic window contains:
- a CDS encoding ROK family protein gives rise to the protein MPRSDVVRASGISKPTVNEVVETLLAEGLITESLDGGTDRPRRPGPRARLLQFNARRRLVVGVDVESSRILALLSDLDGTILGSARRPTPHGGRQDEVVRAVRQTVRDVVAQAEIDWSAVRAVVVGTPGIVDRESGTVRLVPQLSGWEGRPLARLLSDALAAPVLLEHDVHLAVIGEYWRGEAAGLRNAAYVQIDVGVGMGFLIDGTVYAGADGAAGEVGYLPVVRDLPTTAAAAGLGPFEAAAGATAFSAFAAEAIARGDETSLRPVDGGEVSASSVLAAAHDGDRTAAGIVDAVLGHLARGLASIAAVLNPQIVVLGGEVGEQLGAYVPWLQQQLDAAVPAPPRVHVTSLEDQAIALGAVRRGIDTVEAQIFDQIGAATG
- a CDS encoding Gfo/Idh/MocA family protein, yielding MAPESESSGLTRRALIGTGVAAGAGLGMVGLPGVAAADDDDPIGRAPERRKGERFMGGVPFERHEVVRVGIIGLGMRGGGMLDRFLATAGVRVTALGDINQTKLDEGAAAVRAAGQPDPALYKGEHAYEKLARRDDVDFIYTATPWEYHHPICISAMENGKHVGTELPLAMNLDDLWDIVRTSERTRRHAFIFHNRSYGLDQLRMLRFVEAGRLGKLLYGSGGYVHDLRELNFSDDHEPAGWRRKWHTRLNANLYPVHGLAPISNAMKITRGDRYDWLIAVASPEAGYSEYRAANMPPDHPSWRERYVTGDTNMCFIQTVQGRFIRSEHDVSAPHPYTRANTLQGSKGKLTEDDRTTAFADRWQVYVEPDHENHRWRLFSDYGAEYDHWLWKAGISNNADQLVVYRTMQLLRLGLPPDIDVYDSATWTAPIPLSHESVKRGSRAVKVPDFTRGHWREDRPNINSEQPAEM
- a CDS encoding helix-turn-helix transcriptional regulator — translated: MRRSRRPSPQTAAVLLALADRPGEWSHGYDLCRALGLRAGTVYPILMRLAERGHLETAWEQDPPRGRPPRHLYRLSSAGAECVAALATADDGAPVAARRPVPRTAS
- a CDS encoding ABC transporter substrate-binding protein produces the protein MRTHRSTGVRRRWRAGASSAVALIVLAACGGSGDDGSGAGSEEGGAEGAAEITISMVEDADTLDPTFGQTFGGRYVFMHMCEKLYDLSPDLEIVPQLAAELPTVSEDGLTVTIPLREGVQFNDGEPFDAEAVKTSLDRHRETEGSARAGELGPVAEVRVADPMTVEIALQQPYAPLTAILADRSGMIMSPAKLEELGEDFTQDPSCVGPFDLVERVVGDRIVLEKSDLYYDADQVHIDRVTMRPILDDTVRVANLRSGEIDVIDRIPTTEYAQLESADGITVDTLPSLGFDTLMLNTVDGPFADVRVREAFELALDRQEINDTVYGGLHSTSCQPFPGASPYFLDDLECTERDPQAAMDLLAEAGVATPVAIDLVLLNNTLSTRRGELIQAQAAEAGFEVNVRPTEVGTLIDDAAAGSFDAVVLTWSGRADPDGNFATFEHTDGGQNFGKASDPDVDAAIEAARTVNDPAERATAYAAAWELARARHSEVVLMNPNLLTGWRDSVQGLQLVPDGLIRLKGVSVTE
- a CDS encoding SIS domain-containing protein, with translation MVLGGDHVLKEIDSQGDCWRRAPRLAHENAGVLPREGDRVAVVGCGTSWFMAQAYAVLREASGHGETDAFAASEYPEGRSYDRVLAITRSGTTTEVLHLLDRLRGVPTTAVTAVPGAEVADAADELVVLDFADETSVVQTRFATTALMVLRAHLGSPVDQALADLDRALAWTIGDDLLDRRPYTFLGTGWTTGLAQEAALKLREASLSWADAYPAMDYRHGPISLADGASLVWFLGGLRPDGLADEVAALGATVVADPLDPVADLVRVQRLAVAAGLAKGVDPDQPRNLTRSVILH
- a CDS encoding gamma-glutamyltransferase family protein, with the protein product MTTFTTRPELTGIYGMVASTHWLASQAGMSVLERGGNAFDAAVAAGLVLQVVEPEMNGPGGDLPVVGWDARAGQPFVVCGQGVAPAAATAATVRDLGVELIPGTGLLPAVVPGAFGGWMLLLQRYGTMRPRDVMSYAIDYAGGGFPLGTSAARVIGESADWFRSHWPTSAELWLTSGDAPSSGDRFANPALAATYQRIVDESEAGSADRDEQIERARRAYYEGFVAEAMTAFAAREVMDESGAAHRGLLSADDLAAWRATVEEPVAYDHHGHTVLKAGPWSQGPVFLQQLALLDAAGIGSTEPDSADFVHLVVESAKLAFADREAFYGDPAAADVPLAELLSPSYNAERARLVDPAAADAGPLRPGRPGGREPRLPRPVAAAGQPFGSGSGEPTWAGTHGDTCHLDVADRWGNVVSATPSGGWLQSSPAVPGLGFSLGTRGQMFWLEEGLPNSLAPGKRPRTTLTPSLVLRPDGSRLAFGTPGGDQQDQWSLLFLLRLVHHGRGLQEAIDAPAWHTTHFTSSFYPRGSEPAALYIEGRVGEKVLQELRRRGHLVTVEDDWSLGRLSAAGHEPGGFLRAAANPRGMQGYAVGR